The following DNA comes from Desulfatiglans sp..
CAGGACTCTGCACTTGTGGCCGCAGCAACCCTCTCTCACAGGTATATTACAGACAGGTTCCTGCCTGATAAGGCCATTGACCTGATTGATGAGGCCACTTCAAGGCTCAGGATAGAGATAGACAGCATGCCTGCAGAGATTGATGCGGTGCAGCGCAAAATCACACAGCTTGAGATAGAAAAACAGGCCCTTAAAAAGGAAAAGGATGCGGCCTCAAAGGATAGGCTTGTTAAAATCGAAGAGGAGTTGAAGGAGTTAAAGGCAGGCAGCGATGAGATGATAATGCACTGGCGGATGGAAAAGGAGATCATCTCTAAGATTGGTGAGATCAAGGAGAGGCTTGAATCAACCAGGACAGCGGCCCAGGTGGCAGAAAGGGCGGGCGACCTCTCAAAGGCCGCAGAGCTCAGGTATGGCACCACAATTGCGCTGGAAAAGGAGCTTGAGGCGCAGAATGCACGGCTTAATGAGCTTCAGAAGGGTACAAAGATGCTCAAGGAGGAGGTGGATGCAGAGGATATCGCAGAGGTGGTTGCAAAGTGGACAAATATCCCTGTATCAAGGCTCATGCAGGGGGAGCGTGAAAAGCTCATAAAAATGGAGGAGATGCTCTCTAAAAGGGTTATAGGACAGGAGCAGGGGGTTATAGCGGTCGCCAATGCTGTAAGACGCGCCAGATCCGGGCTCCAGGACCCGAACAGGCCCATAGGCTCATTTATATTCCTTGGCCCCACAGGCGTGGGAAAGACAGAGCTTGCCCGCGCTGTTGCAGAGTTTCTCTTTGATGATGAGCAGTACATGATCAGGATAGACATGTCCGAATACATGGAAAAGCACTCTGTTGCAAGGCTTATAGGGGCGCCTCCGGGGTATGTGGGTTATGATGAGGGCGGATACCTTACAGAGGCGGTACGCAGGCACCCCTACTCGGTTATCCTGTTTGATGAGATAGAAAAGGCACACCCTGATGTTTTTAATGCCCTGTTACAGATACTGGATGACGGCCGAATGACAGATGGCAAGGGACGCACTGTGGACTTTAAAAATACAGTGCTGATTATGACCTCAAATGTGGGGAGCCAGTGGATCAATGAACTCAGGGGGAGCGATGAAAAGGAGATGGAGACAAGGGTAATGGAGGCGCTTAAGAACACCTTCAGACCGGAGTTCCTGAACCGCATAGATGAGACCATAATATTCCATTCACTTGGCAGGGAGGAGATAAAACACATTGTTGATATCCAGATTAATCTCCTTAAAAAAAGGCTTGAGGCGAGCAAGATAACCCTTGAGCTTACTGAGAATGCAAGGGAATACCTTGCTGATGCGGGCTTTGACCCTGTTTATGGGGCAAGACCCCTTAAAAGGGCCATACAGCAGATTGTCCAGAACCCCCTTTCCATGAGGATACTTGAGGGGCAGATAAGCGAGGGGAGCATGGTTAAAATGGATATAAAAAATGGTGAGGTAGTGTTTATGTAAGGCCCAGGGCTCAGGGCACAAGGTGTATAATATAAAAAGCTGAAAGCTCAAAGCTTAAGGCCAAATGCCTTTTTAACTTTGAGCTTTCAGCTTTTAGCTTTGAGCACTTTCCCCTTCCTGTTAATCCGATCCTTAAGGCTTTTATAATAGCGTAATTTTACCTTTCTCCTTGAATCTACAAATATGCTCTCTCCTGTTTTCGGGTTTCTACCTTTTCTGGCCCATTTAAACTCAACATCGAACCTCCCGAATCTGGGAATATCAAGGTTATCGCCCTTTTCAAAGCATGATATCATTATTTCAATAAGGGAATTGATTATGCTCTCAGCCTTGGTTTTTGGCATAATCTCATAATTAAGTTCAGGAAAGAGATATTGCTGCCTCTCCCTCTTTTTTTTTTTCAGGTGGACATTCTCGATTATACTTAAGACAAGATCAGTTTTATTCATCGCAGGAGACCCAGAGGATATAATTTTTTTATCAGCGCTATTAAAGATTGTTAAAAAATGCCATATCTGTTAAAGTTTGTCAATTATTCTAAATCATTAGGGAAATTTAATTTTAAGAATGCATCATAATTATATATTCCGTCACTGCCCTGTTTGCGGTGATGAGTTTACTAAAATAAGAGTAAAGGATCATGAGCCTCCCAGGCTTGTCTGTAAAAACAGGGAGTGCGGATTTGTATTTTACCTTGACCCGAAGCTCGTGGCATGTGCGATTGTTGAAATGGATAACAGGATCGTCCTCTTGAAACGGGCAAAGTCGCC
Coding sequences within:
- the clpB gene encoding ATP-dependent chaperone ClpB, whose product is MRLDKLTLKGQDALKESQQLTERLGHQQIEPEHILSAIINQKDGAIPPLLAKVGANQPALIKNITEVLERLPKVSGGGYGQSYLSARSQAILEQAFKEAEQMKDEYVSLEHILMAISDEKDGNAARMLKSSGITRDTILAALVDIRGGQRITDQNPEDKYQALEKFGRDLTAIAAKDKLDPVIGRDDEIRRVIQVLSRRTKNNPVLIGEPGVGKTAIVEGLAQRIIQGDVPETLKNKRVVALDMGALVAGAKYRGEFEDRLKAVLKEVTDSNGEIILFIDEMHTIVGAGAAEGAVDASNMLKPALARGELRCVGATTIKEYRKYIEKDAAFERRFQPVNVEEPTVEDTISILRGLKEKYEVHHGVRIQDSALVAAATLSHRYITDRFLPDKAIDLIDEATSRLRIEIDSMPAEIDAVQRKITQLEIEKQALKKEKDAASKDRLVKIEEELKELKAGSDEMIMHWRMEKEIISKIGEIKERLESTRTAAQVAERAGDLSKAAELRYGTTIALEKELEAQNARLNELQKGTKMLKEEVDAEDIAEVVAKWTNIPVSRLMQGEREKLIKMEEMLSKRVIGQEQGVIAVANAVRRARSGLQDPNRPIGSFIFLGPTGVGKTELARAVAEFLFDDEQYMIRIDMSEYMEKHSVARLIGAPPGYVGYDEGGYLTEAVRRHPYSVILFDEIEKAHPDVFNALLQILDDGRMTDGKGRTVDFKNTVLIMTSNVGSQWINELRGSDEKEMETRVMEALKNTFRPEFLNRIDETIIFHSLGREEIKHIVDIQINLLKKRLEASKITLELTENAREYLADAGFDPVYGARPLKRAIQQIVQNPLSMRILEGQISEGSMVKMDIKNGEVVFM
- a CDS encoding HU family DNA-binding protein — translated: MNKTDLVLSIIENVHLKKKKRERQQYLFPELNYEIMPKTKAESIINSLIEIMISCFEKGDNLDIPRFGRFDVEFKWARKGRNPKTGESIFVDSRRKVKLRYYKSLKDRINRKGKVLKAKS